The Micromonospora sp. WMMD961 genome has a segment encoding these proteins:
- a CDS encoding sigma-70 family RNA polymerase sigma factor: protein MHAVAAGWHGDAVRADWLSARSSSRPTSSARGVDARATSRQNGPVTPRPAPGRHQATTTEASHSDQLIKLLYAEHAGPLLMFVMRLTGGDRQRAEDIVQETLLRAWRNAHRLGTQGQGSLRPWLVTVARRIAIDEHRSQEARPAETYDRDLTAFAEADSTDRVLRTMTVADALRTLSQSHREILISTYFRGRTVPEAAEELGLPLGTAKSRVYYALRALRTALQERGVTE from the coding sequence ATGCATGCGGTGGCGGCCGGCTGGCATGGCGACGCGGTACGCGCTGACTGGTTGTCGGCGCGGTCCTCGTCGCGGCCGACCTCGTCTGCCCGGGGGGTCGACGCGCGAGCGACGTCTCGCCAGAATGGTCCGGTGACGCCGCGACCGGCGCCCGGGCGCCATCAGGCGACGACGACCGAGGCCAGCCACTCCGACCAACTGATCAAGCTGCTCTACGCCGAGCACGCCGGTCCGTTGCTGATGTTCGTCATGCGCCTCACCGGGGGGGACCGGCAGCGCGCGGAGGACATCGTCCAGGAGACGCTGCTGCGGGCCTGGCGCAACGCGCACCGCCTGGGCACCCAGGGGCAGGGCTCGCTGCGACCGTGGCTCGTCACGGTGGCCCGGCGGATCGCCATCGACGAGCACCGCAGCCAGGAGGCCCGGCCGGCGGAGACGTACGACCGGGATCTCACGGCGTTCGCCGAGGCGGACAGCACCGACCGGGTGCTGCGCACGATGACCGTCGCGGACGCCCTGCGTACGCTCAGTCAGTCGCACCGGGAAATCCTGATCTCGACGTACTTCCGGGGGCGGACGGTGCCGGAGGCCGCCGAGGAGTTGGGGCTGCCGCTCGGCACGGCCAAGTCGAGGGTCTACTACGCGCTGCGCGCGCTGCGCACGGCTCTGCAGGAGCGGGGGGTGACAGAATGA
- a CDS encoding fused MFS/spermidine synthase — protein sequence MGRKRAADRVVEQVDTGQAELVPDPDRSGSWTLLLDGAPQSHVDLTDPTHLEFEYVRRLAAAVDLIAPAGEPMRVLHLGGGALTLPRYVSATRPGSTQRVSEVDGALVELVRRVLPWPSDARLRVRVQDARAVLTSTRDASFDVVVADVFAGARTPAHLTSVEYAAEVARVLRPSGWYLANLADGPPLRHARGQVATVRSVLPQACLVGDAAVLRGRRYGNLVLVAGRTTPPVPELTRRAAGDWFPGRVVAGDELDRFTSGAQVVRDADATGSDPPPPGLFSVRR from the coding sequence ATGGGACGCAAACGGGCGGCTGACCGGGTGGTCGAGCAGGTGGACACCGGGCAGGCCGAACTCGTTCCGGATCCGGACCGGTCGGGTTCGTGGACGCTGCTGCTGGACGGCGCACCACAGTCGCATGTGGACCTCACCGATCCCACCCATCTGGAGTTCGAGTACGTGCGGCGACTGGCCGCCGCCGTCGACCTGATCGCTCCGGCCGGTGAGCCGATGCGGGTGCTGCACCTGGGCGGTGGGGCGCTGACCCTGCCCCGGTACGTGTCCGCCACCCGGCCCGGGTCGACCCAACGGGTGTCCGAGGTGGACGGTGCGTTGGTGGAGCTGGTCCGGCGGGTGTTGCCGTGGCCGTCGGACGCGCGGCTGCGGGTCCGGGTGCAGGACGCCCGGGCCGTGCTGACCTCCACCCGGGACGCGAGTTTCGACGTGGTGGTCGCCGACGTGTTCGCCGGTGCGCGTACCCCGGCTCACCTCACGTCGGTGGAGTACGCGGCGGAGGTGGCCCGGGTGCTCCGCCCCTCGGGTTGGTATCTGGCGAATCTGGCCGACGGCCCGCCGCTGCGGCACGCCCGCGGGCAGGTCGCCACGGTCCGCTCGGTGTTGCCGCAGGCGTGTCTGGTGGGGGACGCGGCGGTGCTGCGTGGCCGTCGGTACGGAAACCTGGTGCTGGTCGCCGGACGGACCACACCGCCGGTGCCGGAGCTGACCCGGCGCGCTGCCGGCGACTGGTTCCCGGGTCGGGTGGTGGCCGGCGACGAGTTGGACCGCTTCACCAGCGGCGCCCAGGTTGTCCGGGATGCCGACGCGACCGGTTCCGATCCCCCGCCGCCGGGCCTGTTCTCGGTACGCCGCTGA
- a CDS encoding SMC family ATPase — translation MRPMRLDMAGFTVFRDDTTVDFTDADFFALIGPTGSGKSTVLDAICFALYGMVPRWGGARGLANALAPSATEARVRLVFESGGARYVATRVVRRDGRGNVKTANAGLQLMPAGFDVTKLDTGLSPDDLGEVVAGTPAEMEQAVLDAVGLPYEQFTSCVVLPQGQFADFLHAKPATRQQILVNLLGLGVYEDVQKRATARATQADAKLDAVDQLLAGLTGVDDEALADADARVERMAELAAAVTAAVPELTAARAAAREAAAALTALDDELRVLTGVRAPGGVAEVARAVTAARAEAEAAATTVSLAEEREEKLRGELAGTGDESAARLLLRAYDDRDRLSGEADTVRAAVGAANDEHATAVAALTDARAAAERADAELEAAFRAHEEAKATDLAVSLRVHLHAGAPCPVCEQPVAQVPAVPADSAVAAATAAGKAARAATKAAQTTVQQRDAAARDLERLLVQARARQEQLDARLAELDGQLDGAAEPAVLRRELAEHARLRGALEAAATAVRAGREAARQARAGVDAAEERLRAAWRAFDTSRDGLARFGPPATDRDDVAAAWAALTGWATAEADRRRADRAGRVSAVTEAEAVAEAVQRDIAARFAAVDVPVGDDPVHAATVAVERAEADRRRLRERREQAGTLREQRAVHEREAQVARALAGHLRANNFERWLLAEALDLLVDGASGILRELSSGQYELVHDKGEFLVVDHHDAGLRRGVRTLSGGETFQASLALALALSEQLAGMSTTAASLESIVLDEGFGTLDAATLDTVAATLENLAARGDRMVGVVTHVPALAERIPVRFEVRKDARSSRIERTGR, via the coding sequence ATGCGTCCGATGCGCTTGGACATGGCCGGGTTCACGGTGTTCCGGGACGACACCACAGTCGACTTCACCGACGCCGACTTCTTCGCTCTGATCGGCCCGACCGGTTCGGGCAAGTCGACGGTGCTGGACGCGATCTGCTTCGCCCTCTACGGCATGGTGCCTCGCTGGGGTGGCGCACGGGGGTTGGCCAACGCGCTCGCACCGTCGGCGACCGAGGCCCGGGTGCGGTTGGTCTTCGAGTCCGGTGGGGCCCGTTACGTCGCGACCCGGGTGGTCCGCCGGGACGGCCGGGGCAACGTCAAGACCGCGAACGCCGGTTTGCAGCTGATGCCGGCCGGCTTCGACGTCACCAAACTGGACACCGGGTTGAGCCCGGACGACCTCGGCGAGGTGGTGGCGGGCACCCCCGCCGAGATGGAGCAGGCGGTGCTGGACGCGGTGGGGCTGCCGTACGAGCAGTTCACCAGCTGTGTGGTGCTGCCGCAGGGGCAGTTCGCCGATTTCCTGCACGCGAAGCCGGCGACGCGGCAGCAGATCCTGGTCAACCTGCTGGGCCTGGGCGTCTACGAGGACGTGCAGAAGCGGGCGACGGCGCGTGCCACGCAGGCGGACGCCAAACTCGACGCGGTCGACCAGCTGCTCGCCGGGCTCACCGGCGTGGACGACGAGGCGTTGGCCGACGCCGATGCCCGGGTCGAGCGGATGGCGGAGCTGGCCGCGGCGGTGACGGCGGCGGTGCCGGAGCTGACGGCGGCTCGGGCCGCCGCGCGCGAGGCGGCGGCGGCGTTGACCGCCCTCGACGACGAGCTGAGGGTGCTGACCGGGGTGCGCGCACCGGGCGGGGTGGCCGAGGTGGCACGGGCTGTCACCGCGGCGCGCGCGGAGGCCGAGGCGGCGGCGACCACTGTGTCGTTGGCGGAGGAGCGGGAGGAGAAGCTGCGCGGCGAGTTGGCCGGCACCGGCGACGAGAGCGCGGCGCGGCTGCTCCTGCGGGCGTACGACGATCGGGACCGGCTGTCCGGCGAGGCGGACACGGTCCGCGCGGCGGTGGGCGCGGCGAACGACGAGCACGCCACGGCGGTGGCCGCACTGACCGACGCCCGCGCCGCGGCCGAGCGGGCCGACGCCGAGCTGGAGGCGGCCTTCCGGGCGCACGAGGAGGCGAAGGCCACCGATCTGGCGGTCAGCCTGCGGGTGCACCTACACGCCGGCGCGCCCTGCCCGGTCTGCGAGCAGCCGGTGGCGCAGGTGCCGGCGGTGCCGGCCGACTCGGCGGTGGCGGCCGCGACGGCGGCGGGTAAGGCGGCGCGGGCCGCGACCAAGGCGGCGCAGACGACGGTGCAGCAGCGGGACGCGGCAGCGCGCGACCTGGAGCGGTTGCTGGTGCAGGCGCGGGCCCGGCAGGAGCAGTTGGACGCCCGGCTGGCCGAGCTGGACGGGCAGCTCGACGGCGCGGCGGAGCCGGCCGTGTTGCGCCGGGAGTTGGCCGAGCACGCCCGGTTGCGGGGTGCGCTGGAGGCGGCGGCGACCGCGGTTCGGGCCGGTCGTGAGGCCGCGCGCCAGGCCCGAGCCGGGGTGGACGCCGCCGAGGAGCGGCTGCGGGCGGCGTGGCGGGCCTTCGACACCTCCCGGGACGGGTTGGCCCGGTTCGGCCCGCCGGCGACCGACCGGGACGACGTGGCCGCCGCGTGGGCTGCGCTGACCGGGTGGGCGACGGCCGAGGCGGACCGCCGCCGCGCCGACCGGGCCGGTCGGGTGTCGGCGGTGACCGAGGCGGAGGCGGTGGCCGAGGCGGTGCAGCGCGACATCGCCGCCCGGTTCGCGGCCGTCGACGTGCCGGTCGGTGACGATCCGGTGCACGCCGCGACCGTCGCGGTGGAGCGGGCCGAGGCCGACCGACGACGGTTGCGGGAGCGCCGCGAGCAGGCCGGCACGCTCCGCGAGCAGCGGGCCGTGCACGAGCGGGAGGCGCAGGTGGCGCGGGCGCTCGCCGGCCACCTGCGGGCCAACAACTTCGAGCGGTGGTTGCTGGCGGAGGCGTTGGACCTGCTGGTCGACGGCGCGTCCGGGATCCTGCGCGAGCTCTCCTCCGGCCAGTACGAGCTGGTGCACGACAAGGGCGAGTTTCTCGTCGTCGACCACCACGACGCGGGGTTGCGCCGGGGCGTGCGCACCCTGTCCGGTGGTGAGACGTTCCAGGCGTCGTTGGCGTTGGCGCTGGCGCTCTCCGAGCAGCTTGCCGGGATGTCGACAACGGCGGCGAGCTTGGAGTCGATCGTCCTGGACGAGGGCTTCGGCACGCTCGACGCGGCCACCCTGGACACGGTGGCCGCCACCCTGGAGAACCTGGCCGCGCGGGGTGACCGGATGGTCGGCGTGGTCACCCACGTGCCGGCGCTGGCCGAGCGGATTCCGGTTCGCTTCGAGGTGCGCAAGGATGCGCGCTCGTCGCGGATCGAACGGACCGGCCGGTGA
- a CDS encoding exonuclease SbcCD subunit D has translation MKILHTSDWHVGKVLKGQSRAEEHKAVLAGVIDIARAEQPDLVIVAGDLYDTAAPTSEATRLVTRALTALRRTGADVVAIGGNHDNGPALDALRPWAEAAGITLRGGVRENPDEHVIDGITAGGERWRLAALPFLSQRYAVRALEMYELTAAETNQTYADHLGRVLGRLTEGFTEPDRVHLVTAHLTVTGASTGGGERDAHTVLGYAVPATVFPATAHYVALGHLHRAQRVIGPCPVRYSGSPLAVDFGEQENVPSVTIVEVTASTAARVREVPVTAASALRTVRGTLAQLAEIEAPDAWLRVFVREQPRAGLREEVQELLPRALEIRIDPELLTAPGSGARIAQRSGRSPRELFADYLDSRGHADEGVRELFDELFEEVEH, from the coding sequence GTGAAGATCCTGCACACCTCCGACTGGCACGTGGGCAAGGTGCTCAAGGGGCAGTCCCGGGCCGAGGAACACAAGGCCGTGCTGGCCGGGGTGATCGACATCGCCCGCGCCGAGCAGCCGGATCTGGTGATCGTCGCCGGTGACCTCTACGACACGGCCGCGCCGACCTCGGAGGCGACCCGGCTGGTCACCCGGGCGTTGACCGCGCTGCGTCGCACCGGCGCGGACGTGGTGGCGATCGGTGGCAACCACGACAACGGGCCCGCGTTGGACGCGCTGCGCCCGTGGGCCGAGGCCGCCGGCATCACCCTGCGCGGCGGGGTGCGGGAAAACCCGGACGAGCACGTCATCGACGGCATCACCGCCGGTGGCGAGCGGTGGCGGCTGGCCGCGTTGCCGTTCCTGTCCCAGCGGTACGCGGTGCGCGCGCTGGAGATGTACGAGCTGACCGCGGCGGAGACCAACCAGACGTACGCCGACCACCTGGGCCGGGTGCTGGGGCGACTGACCGAGGGTTTCACCGAACCGGACCGGGTGCACCTGGTCACCGCGCACCTGACGGTGACCGGCGCGTCCACCGGCGGCGGCGAACGTGACGCGCACACGGTGCTGGGCTACGCCGTTCCGGCCACCGTCTTCCCGGCGACCGCGCACTACGTGGCGTTGGGCCACCTGCATCGGGCGCAGCGGGTGATCGGCCCCTGCCCGGTGCGCTACAGCGGCAGCCCGCTGGCTGTCGACTTCGGCGAACAGGAGAACGTCCCCTCGGTGACGATCGTCGAGGTGACGGCCAGCACCGCCGCCCGGGTGCGGGAGGTGCCGGTGACCGCCGCGAGCGCGCTGCGCACGGTGCGGGGCACCCTGGCCCAGCTCGCCGAGATCGAGGCCCCGGATGCCTGGCTGCGGGTGTTCGTGCGGGAGCAACCCCGCGCCGGCCTGCGCGAGGAGGTGCAGGAGTTGCTGCCGCGGGCGCTGGAGATCCGGATCGACCCGGAGCTGTTGACCGCGCCGGGCAGCGGTGCCCGCATCGCGCAACGGTCGGGGCGTTCGCCCCGGGAGTTGTTCGCCGACTATCTGGACAGTCGGGGCCACGCCGACGAGGGCGTCCGAGAACTCTTCGACGAGCTCTTCGAGGAGGTCGAGCACTGA
- a CDS encoding ATP-binding protein: MTDADLDSPGEAVGRVLGTADATPLQFWTAVAPGSYLQLDDVVVTRRELPDREPVTIAGVVTQVRARHEGAQFDSDVFAIADGTLPAQVQEAAEVTTTRVDPELYVPPTPGAVVHRAEGDARARALHFDRMERRIPMGMGRDGVPVYLNADFLDGSRGAHVSISGISGVATKTSFATFLLYSVFRSGVLGGDAVNAKALIFNVKGEDLLFLDHPNTRLDEPTRAAYAKLGLSAGAFPDVRVYAPPRPGDSSGTPDVSSRLTGVDSFYWTLAEFCTDRLLPYVFADADDERQQYTMVVHSVAAHLARYAQPADGGVSIDGVRLGSYGDLVDHIVDQLNDDETRSEWAGSAVGLGTVNAFARRLIGSKKDLARLIRGDLATRRPHSINTSESAQVTVVDLHNLPDRAQRFVVGVTLKSEFERKEKSGTAKPLLFVVLDELNKYAPREGSSPIKEVLLDIAERGRSLGVILIGAQQTASEVERRIVTNSAIRVVGRLDPAEASRPEYGFLPPAQRQRALLAKPGTMFVNQPDIPVPLCLEFPFPAWATRVSEAGRAPSETLRSITQSADPFAVVGSGGGGTDDDIPF; the protein is encoded by the coding sequence ATGACCGACGCCGACCTCGACAGCCCGGGCGAGGCGGTCGGGCGGGTGCTGGGCACCGCCGACGCCACCCCGCTGCAGTTCTGGACGGCAGTGGCGCCCGGCAGCTACCTCCAGCTCGACGACGTGGTGGTCACCCGGCGGGAGCTGCCGGACCGGGAGCCGGTCACGATCGCCGGGGTGGTCACCCAGGTCCGCGCCCGGCACGAGGGCGCCCAGTTCGACTCGGACGTGTTCGCCATCGCCGACGGCACGCTGCCCGCGCAGGTGCAGGAGGCGGCCGAGGTGACCACCACGCGCGTCGACCCGGAGCTGTACGTTCCGCCGACCCCGGGCGCGGTGGTGCACCGGGCCGAGGGCGACGCCCGGGCGCGCGCGCTGCACTTCGACCGGATGGAGCGGCGCATCCCGATGGGGATGGGCCGGGACGGCGTCCCGGTCTACCTCAACGCCGACTTCCTGGACGGCAGCCGGGGCGCGCACGTCTCCATCTCGGGCATCTCCGGTGTGGCGACCAAGACCAGCTTCGCCACCTTCCTGCTCTACTCGGTGTTCCGCTCCGGGGTGCTGGGTGGCGACGCGGTCAACGCCAAGGCGCTGATCTTCAACGTCAAGGGCGAGGACCTGCTCTTCCTCGACCACCCCAACACCCGCCTGGACGAGCCCACCCGCGCCGCGTACGCGAAGCTGGGGCTGAGCGCCGGCGCGTTCCCCGACGTGCGGGTGTACGCCCCGCCGCGCCCCGGCGACTCGTCGGGCACTCCCGACGTGAGCAGCCGGCTCACCGGGGTCGACAGTTTCTACTGGACGCTCGCCGAGTTCTGCACCGACCGGCTGCTGCCGTACGTCTTCGCCGACGCCGACGACGAGCGCCAGCAGTACACGATGGTGGTGCACTCGGTGGCCGCCCACCTGGCCCGTTACGCCCAGCCGGCCGACGGCGGGGTGAGCATCGACGGGGTCCGGCTCGGCTCCTACGGCGATCTGGTGGACCACATCGTCGACCAGCTCAACGACGACGAGACCCGCTCCGAATGGGCGGGCAGCGCGGTCGGTCTGGGCACCGTCAACGCGTTCGCCCGGCGGCTGATCGGCAGTAAGAAGGACCTCGCCCGGCTGATCCGTGGCGACCTGGCGACCCGCCGCCCGCACTCGATCAACACCAGCGAGTCCGCGCAGGTCACAGTGGTCGACCTGCACAACCTTCCGGACCGGGCGCAGCGGTTCGTGGTCGGTGTGACGTTGAAGAGCGAGTTCGAGCGCAAGGAGAAGTCCGGCACCGCGAAACCGCTGCTCTTCGTCGTCCTGGACGAGCTCAACAAGTACGCCCCCCGGGAGGGCTCGTCGCCGATCAAGGAGGTGCTGCTCGACATCGCCGAGCGGGGCCGTTCGCTCGGGGTGATCCTGATCGGCGCTCAGCAGACGGCGAGCGAGGTGGAACGGCGGATCGTCACCAACTCGGCGATCCGGGTGGTCGGCCGGCTCGACCCGGCCGAGGCGTCCCGCCCGGAGTACGGCTTCCTGCCGCCCGCGCAGCGTCAGCGGGCGTTGCTCGCCAAGCCGGGCACCATGTTCGTCAACCAGCCGGACATCCCGGTGCCGCTCTGCCTGGAGTTCCCGTTCCCGGCCTGGGCCACCCGGGTCTCCGAGGCGGGCCGGGCACCATCGGAGACGCTGCGCTCGATCACCCAGTCCGCCGACCCGTTCGCCGTGGTGGGCTCCGGCGGCGGCGGCACCGACGACGACATCCCGTTCTAG